From Camelina sativa cultivar DH55 chromosome 5, Cs, whole genome shotgun sequence:
NNNNNNNNNNNNNNNNNNNNNNNNNNNNNNNNNNNNNNNNNNNNNNNNNNNNNNNNNNNNNNNNNNNNNNNNNNNNNNNNNNNNNNNNNNNNNNNNNNNNNNNNNNNNNNNNNNNNNNNNNNNNNNNNNNNNNNNNNNNNNNNNNNNNNNNNNNNNNNNNNNNNNNNNNNNNNNNNNNNNNNNNNNNNNNNNNNNNNNNNNNNNNNNNNNNNNNNNNNNNNNNNNNNNNNNNNNNNNNNNNNNNNNNNNNNNNNNNNNNNNNNNNNNNNNNNNNNNNNNNNNNNNNNNNNNNNNNNNNNNNNNNNNNNNNNTCAGCATATGTAAAAACATTGGGTGCAAGTTGCTCAAGTAACTCAAAATCGAATATTTATTCAGCAAAAGTGTGAGGTCGTGGGGGAGAATAGGAAAGAGAATATTGTAGTTTTGAAGGAGGTGTTTGAGGACGTAAAACCACTATGGGAAGATTTTTTGCTTGGCAAATTTCTGAATATGAAAATACCTCATGTGGGAAAAATCCACATGATTGTGAACAAAATATGGAGATTGGGAGATCGATCATCATTAATCGATGTTCATGAAGTTAATGCGTCAGCGGTGAAGTTCCGGATCAGGAATGAAGCCATGAGGCATCGAGTTCTAAACCGAGGGATGTGGAATATCATGAATATTTCCATGATCGTGTCAAAATGGACTCCTTTCCCAGAGGAGGCACAGCCGGCGATGAAATCTATACTATTGTGGGTCATGTTGAAGAATGTTCTCTCAGCTATGTTTACTGATAAAGGCTCGGAATTCTCATTTAGTGAGGTGGAGAAGCCAGTACGGTTGCATCCCAAGACTGAGTCTTGTGCTATTTTTGAAGAGGCCCAGATATTGGTGGAAGCAAATTTGACCAATGAATTACCAAAATAGTATGTTGTCATGGGTAAAGAGGAGGGAGAGTTGGAAACTGTGATACATTACTCTGATCCTTGGTTACCTTTGAGATGTAGTGGTTGCAAAAAGTGGGTCCATCTAAGCTTGTCGTGTGTGTCAAAAGGAGAAGACAAGGTCGAAAAATTACTGAGGTGATAGTGCCAAAGATCACAAAGCCGCCTGCATTAGAGCAGCTAAAGGTAGTGGAGATACATGTTGTGCGACTGGTTGATTGGGTTAAGAAAATGACACTGGGATGAAGGTTTCTAATGGGGATATAGAGCAAGAGGGTTGGATAACTCCTAAATCAACTCGTAGCCCGAGAAAAAAAGCAGAAGGGACACGAGTTGAGGCTGTGTCCATTTTGTCTAATTCATACTCGGTTTTAGGAGCAGATGCTAAAAGGGGAGAAGGGGCTACGGATACGAAATCCTTTATTCCGGAGGAACCATAGGGTCAAAGAGGGGAGGTAAGCACAACCCAAGAGGTGATGGTTTACAACGGCTGGTGTTCCTCTGCATGCTTCCTTACCTCAGGAATCAAAAACGGCTCATAAGACAGTCTCATATCATTCTATTCAATCTGCTAGGGATCCCTCTAGGGATCAGAGCAAGAAGATACccccaaaaatatttaaatgttggGTTTCTTTTAGAATGTGTGCACCTTAAATAAATCAACTAAACATTATGTCATAAAGAAGTGGAAGGAGGAAAGTTTAAATTTGGTTGTTTGCTTGAGACAAgagtgaaagagaagaaggtaGAGAGAATTGGAAATAGGGTATTCAAATATTGGTCTTTGTTGAAAAACTATGAATACAATCGGTTGGGTCGAATTTGGGTTGTTTAGAGGGGTAACATAAGAGTCATGCCTTTTTACATGAGCAGTCAATTAATaacattttcaataaaattGGAAGACCAAGATGAGGAATCATTTGTTCCTTCGTTTATGCATCGAATCAggctgaaaaaaagaaaagaattgtgGGGGGTTTTGTGTAATCATCATGATTCACTGATAATTTGTACCTGGCCATGGCTAATTatgggtgattttaatgaaacttTAGAATTAGCTGAGCATTCACGAGTGGAGAGTACGCCTACGCTGTCTTCAAGAATGTGTGATTTCAGAACTTTGATGAACTATTGACAACTTACAAATATGCACTGCCATGAACCATTGTATACTTGGTGTAACAAACGAGAGACTGAGCTGATTTCAAAAATTCTGGATAGAAAATTGGTTAATGATAATTGGGTTCAAGTTTTCCCATATTCCTACAATGTGTTTGAATCTGGTGGTGTTTATGACCATCTTCAGAGTCGATTCCATTTGAATGTGGATACGTCCATGGGTAGTAAATGCAGGCCTTTCAAGTTTGTGAATGCTATAGCGGACATGGATGAGTTTAAGCCTATGATACATGATTATTGGGATCGAACAGAGCCACCAAAAATGCAATCTCTTTTTATTCCACTTCTGCAGCAAACCTCGATGTTAGCTTGCTCTGATGCAGCTTGGAGAGCCGATGGTCACACGGGACTCGGGTGGAGCTTCAGGGATCGCTAGGAGATACCAATTTGGGAGAGAGCGTCTCGAATACAGTATGTTGCCTCACCGTTGATGGCCAAAGCTCTAGCAACTCTGACAGCAATTCGAGTTGCGATTAAATCGGACTTCAAACCTTCCACTTTGCTTCAGACTTGTTAACCCTTGTCAAAGCTCTTAGTCAGGAGATCCAAGTCAAGGAACTCCATGGGTTTTTTTTCACGATATCCTCACCCtatcttctattttttgttgtttctttcaatTCATTCCAAAGAATCTGAACCATCGAGCAGACGTTCTGGCAAAAGATGTCCTTTTGGCTTAAACTCTTTTTAggctgaaaaaaaaagtatggtttgtccaaaaaaaaatgttcgaAATATGTGATAAAAGTTTTAGTGTAACCCCCTATGGCTATTTTTCTTAATGGCTTCCACATCTTCTCTTGGCTCGTGACCTTTATCTAATAGTTTGTACACTCAtctaagaaattttaaaattttatttatcgaCCCTATAAATCACCACGCAATATATCTTTGTTCTGTATTCAATTGCAATCATTGTCtttcttttatccttttgaCTTTAATGATTGTCTTATagatcaaaaccaaataaaacatatcCAGGCCCGGCTCAAATGGGTAGGGCAGAGGGGCAGTGGCACAAGGGCCCATCAACATttgcaaaattttcttttgtaaaaaaggttcattttcaaaaaaaaagtaataataagcccaaaaaataatatatttggtagagaaacaaaaagtttttttaagagaaaatatatCGTAATTATTGtccaaacaattaaattttattctaaatatGAGATCCAAAATATCAATATCTTTCTATATATCTATTAAGGggtctaaaaattttctttttttgtccaaGGGCCCTAAAATTTTTTGAGTCGGGGCTGAACATATCGCCTAAGTTTAAGTAGTATCGCGAATACCTAGTAATATAATTCTCATTCTGGGATTTTAATCCCAATTGCACTATCAATGAATTAACCATgtaacacaattaaaatataactcGATACACATGATCAATTCATGATCAAGACTTAAAACAATTAAAGTGTTCCTACTTCCTACTCTCTTGGGAGTCACGGGGTAATGCATGATTCTTATACCCTGTCATCTTTTACGTGGTACTCTTCGCAATTAACTGAAATAAGTCTTATATCTTTTGCACGTGACAAAAAGATAATGTTAAGTCATTTGTTTTGAACAAGTTGGAAACATTAAATGTACTGGGAAACATATATGTTCCTAATCTTAGGAGTTATGGGGTAATACCTTCTCATACTCTGTCAACTTTTATTTGTTACTCTTCGCAATTATAACTAGTCTTATATCTTTAATTTGCACGTGAAAAAAAGGTAAGAACCATGAAGACGTATGCTAACTGTCAACTGAGATGAACTGGGAGTCATGTGCTAACTCTGCATATGCTTTCTCAGAAGTAAGAACCATGAAGACGTGTAGAAGTCCCCACTATACCAACGTACACCAGTCTTTCTTTCTGCCACAGAAAAATATGACAAATGCTTccaataaacaaaatttaacaaacTGGAGGATTCCGCACATTCCAACTCGAACATATGGAGAGCTAGAATCTGTCCCATATCTCTTAACCAACCAAATAATTTGCAAGTTTTATTCAGGGTAAACAAATAAGTTTTATTTACTTGAAGTAACTTTGTTTTCTGCTATTCTTCtctttcatattcttcttattttgacaaaaaatgtgATATTCTACTATATTTCTCTATGCTTTCTTTTTATGTTGTAAAAACAATACATGGTGCAGTTTTCCAATAGGTAGTGGAGAAGTAAAAAAGGAAGAGTTGAAAACTAACAGTAAGAAACCTCGTAGAGAATCTTTACTTGATcactcaaaacattttatatggGAATATATGCAAGTGTTTCTTTTCTATGATCCATTTCTATCCCTTGTCGATATGGATCAAATACAATAATTCATCATCATAGTTTTACAACAAATGACAAAATAggataaaaaaacacacaaaaaaaagacaaaaaaaaaaatagccaaaataatttacaatatatataagtaaagaAATGGTGGAAAGTTGGAAATAAAGTGTGATGAACCTATCTCTTAAGACTTCACGTTTTTGTGATATGTCTCAAATCACATATAGTGGAAGGTCGGTGCTAGCTCTCTTTCATTCATTTTTGTGGCTATAAAAAGGCAGTTTCCTCTCCATCATTATTTGCTTCTGTGGCTAACAAAGACCAAACATTTAGCAGAAATTAAGAATAATATCATCAAGGCGATACTTGAAGATATACAAGAAAAATGGTTTGgataatatttttcttcttacttgTAAACTATTGGTTGTAAGATTTGTAAACTGAAGATTGATGTGGTGGTTTTCAGGAGAGCAAAGGGAGTTGGACGGTAGCTGATGCCGTAGACTACAGCGGCCGACCAGCAGACAAATCCAAAACCGGTGGCTGGATCACTGCAGCTCTCATTCTTGGttcgtctttttcttctctaCATTACCTATGCATATATGCATTTGCAGATAATATAACTTTGGTCCAAAGATACATATACATAAACACATATACCACAACCAGTATATAAGATCTGTGTGAAaattactcatatatatatatatatatatatatatgtcctagcAAAAGACaaacttcttcgtcttcttcttgcttataatccactttttttttgggcaaagcTTATATAATTCACTACAATCATCGTTTCTTACTTCGTAATATGcataactacatatatatatatatatatatatatatatatttccattatTTAATAATCGGTAAATGAGAAAATACATGTCGTCCACATATTGGCAAAATATTCATCAGTGAATACATACCAATATGTGTATACGTAGCTAATTTTATTAAGAGGGTTGTGGTAGTTCTTGCGTATACATTTAAATCTCCATTAAGTTGTATAATTTACGAATACATggtgagaaacaaaagagactcAATTTCAAATCAGTCACACTCACACATGATATGATTGAAATAAGTccgtttgtatatataaaatatgaaacgtCGTTGTTCTGAATCACGCTGATTgatagaaagataaagaaaaaagggATACGCCACATGGCTCCCCATCTCGTTCATTCAATCATAataaatgattttctttttattttattaaatttcatcacacgtaaaaaaaaaaagaaaattgagtaGTGAggggaaaatgaaaaatagattTATATCTGTATTCACGTGTCTACTTAGGGAGCATAAAACGCCGACCTcaaaaaacttgttttgttcCTCAATATTCTCTTACAGTTGTCTAATTAAAATTAGTCGTTAATCCAAACTTTGGTTTTGTTGCTTTCTGAGATGAAAActgttaatatataattcttcAGTTCCTTACCTTTTGAAGGACAAAAAAGAtcatgattttaatttttacagtgataagttttttttttacagcgaGAAGTTATCGTgaatatttttctatgtttccaaaataaataaataaatcatagtTGGAGTATATATGAAAGCTTATGGTTTGAGTGTCAGTTTGAATTAATTTACCTTTAGACAACCAAACTTGTTTATCAGTTTATGGCTATTTCACGCGGGTTTCAAACATTATAATTATCTGgttatcaaaaaaacaaaaaaaactttatgattATCTAAATCCTATAATAATTTCCATGTGTAATTTACCACTTAGATGAATTTGGCGTcttagtaaagaaaaaaaaagtaaggatTATTGGATTTACACAACACTACTTGAATATGTATGAATTACTTCCAATTTAACTTGGAACATGTATACAAAGTGTTGATAGTGtataaagaaaaatgtaaaaactattGCAGGAATTGAGGTTGTGGAGAGGCTATCAACCATGGGAATAGCGGTGAATTTGGTAACATATTTGATGGAGACAATGCATCTCCCAAGTTCAACTTCTGCCAACATTGTCACTGACTTCATGGGCACTTCCTTCCTCCTTTGCTTGCTGGGTGGATTTCTCGCGGACTCCTTCCTCGGCCGTTTTAAAACCATAGCTATTTTTTCAACCATTCAAGCTCTCGTAAGACTTTATCTCAAAccatatataaccaaaaaaaaaaaagaaaaaaaaaaatcaatgttatTAGTTGGTTACACCATTTAATAGTAGATGCCTCTTTAAACATCAACCAAAAAGTTTGCTATCAAATCTTATAattgtattattgtatatagGGAACTGGTGCCCTAGCGATAGCAACGAAGCTGCCAGAGCTGCGTCCACCAACATGTCACCACGGAGAAGCATGCATACCCGCCACTACCTTTCAGATGACAATTCTTTATATTTCACTTTACCTTATAGCCCTTGGAACAGGTGGCCTTAAGTCTAGTATCTCCGGATTCGGGTCTGACCAGTTTGATGAAAAAGATCCTAAAGAAAAAGCTCAAATGGCTTTCTTCTTCAACAGGTTAGGTTTAGAGTTTATATTCATTATATGATAACATTATTGGAACAATCCcttatttaaaactaaattaaatttggCACAtgcagatttttctttttcattagcATGGGGACGTTGATGGCTGTGACTGTTTTAGTTTACATGCAAGATGAAGTGGGAAGATCTTGGGCTTATGGAATCTGCACGGTGTCTATGGCTATAGCTATTGGGATTTTCTTGTTTGGGACTAAAAGCTACCGTTATAAGAAGAGCCAAGGAAGTCCTGTTGTGCAAATTTTTCAGGTTATAGCAGCTGCATTCAGAAAGAGGAAAATGGAACTACCTCAAAGCATTGTTTATCTTTATGAAGATAATCCTGAGGGCCTGAGAATTGAACATACTGATCAGTTTCAGTAAGTTTCTAGTCAATtttcacaaacaaaattaagaagtaAATTAAAGTGAAATTTGTATCTTAATTATCTAAACTTGTGTGTGCAGCTTGTTGGACAAGGCAGCCATAGTCACAGAAGGAGATTTCGAACAAACCCTAGATGGAGTCGCAATTCCAAACCCTTGGAAGCTAAGCTCAGTAACCAAAGTAGAGGAAGTGAAAATGATGGTTAGGCTTTTGCCTATTTGGGCAACAACTATCATTTTCTGGACAACATATGCCCAAATGATTACATTCTCGGTTGAGCAAGCTTCAACCATGAGACGTAACATTGGAAATTTCAAGATTCCAGCTGGTTCACTCACCGTGTTTTTCGTCGCGGCTATTCTCATAACTTTAGCTGTCTACGACCGTGCTATAATGCCTTTTTGGAAGAAATGGAAAGGAAAACCAGGTGACATAAGATGCATGCAACATTTACATATCTAGattttttgcatatatatatatatatatatgtctctcaACTATATATTCACATGCATTCACATTCCAGGTTTCTCTAGCCTACAAAGAATTGCTATTGGATTGGTCTTATCAACAGCCGGCATGGCAGCTGCAGCTCTAGTTGAGCAAAAGCGTCTATCCGTTGCGAAATCTAGTACACAAAAAACATTACCCATAAGTGTATTCTTACTTGTTCCACAATTCTTCTTAGTTGGAGCTGGGGAAGCCTTTATCTACACTGGCCAACTTGATTTCTTCATAACCCAATCGCCTAAGGGAATGAAAACAATGAGCACTGGACTTTTCTTGACCACTTTATCACTAGGCTTCTTTGTCAGCAGTTTCTTGGTCTCAGTCATCAAGAAGGTCACTTCAACTTCTACGGATGGAGGATGGCTGGCTGATAACATCAACCACGGCCGACTCGACTACTTTTATTGGCTGTTAGTCATTCTTAGTGGAATAAACTTCGGTGTCTATTTCATTTGTGCCTTGTGGTTTAAGCCAACGAAGGGTAAAGACTCGGCAGAGAAGGATAATGGGAAGGGATTCTCTGCTGAAGACTGCTAAATTTTGTTTGGGGTATATTTTCTGGTGTACCATATTATTATCTTTCAACAAAGCTGCTTTCCAATNGACGTTGCGAAATCTAGTACACAAAAAACATTGCCCATAAGTGTATTCTTACTTGTTCCACAATTCTTCTTAGTTGGAGCTGGGGAAGCCTTTATCTACACTGGCCAACTTGATTTCTTCATAACCCAATCGCCTAAGGGAATGAAAACAATGAGCACCGGACTTTTCTTGACCACTTTATCACTAGGCTTCTTTGTCAGCAGTTTCTTGGTCTCAGTCATCAAGAAGGTCACTTCAACTTCTACGGATGGAGGATGGCTGGCTGATAACATCAACCACGGCCGACTCGACTACTTTTATTGGCTGTTAGTCATTCTTAGTGGAATAAACTTCGTTGTCTATTTCATTTGTGCCTTGTGGTTTAAGCCAACGAAGGGTAAAGACTCGGCAGAGAAGGATAATGGGAAGGGATTCTCTGCTGAAGACTGCTAAATTTTGTTTGGGGTATATTTTCTGGTGTACCATATTATTATCTTTCAACAAAGCTGCTTTCCAATtattaagttcttttttttccttttttgtgtATATTAAGCAATTAAGCTGTGTCTAGATTCCTACCAGTCTCAAATATTGTGTCTTCACTGGTCatgttatttacttttctttctttttttattcattggTCTTTGATTACGTATCAGAACATTCTAGAACTTTGGAAAATATCTTGCAGCATTGAAGATGGCCTTAGATGTTGCAAAGAAGTGTTGAAAGATCTAGATCATTTTCTACCGGGTTAATTTCATCTCTATCGCTCATTTTGAATGTAAACTTGTATTTTTAGTTTGTGTCTATATACTAATAAATTGCTCAATTAGCACTAAAACAATGGAGAGACAAGTTTCCTAGACCGTTCCTGTGGATAGTGATCAGTGTGTGGCATAGGCAAGAGACCGGAGACGGCTACCATGGTTGGTGTGACCAAGAGAGCTTCAGTCGGTCACACGTTGTTTAGATATGTTTTTAGTTACTCTTCGAGTCATATATAGTATGAATTATTGAATTTATTACAGGAAAATAAGCAATAACAATACAATATAGCTTTTTATGCATTTTTGCTATAGGTGACATACCTTTTTGTTGTAAATAGCGTTTGTCAGAATCCAAACTAGGGGTGggcgttcggtttttcggtttggtttaggttcggttttttcggtttacggtttttttggttttataaaaatggaaccataaagaaaccatatgtaattcggtttggttacggttcggttttttcggtttatggttttttcggtttcatCAAAAATggaaccatataaaaaccatatgtatcacagttcggttcggtttcggtttggttccggtttttaatggttattttatacttttaaaaaatagatagttgatacataactaaaaataaacataaaagtaaaacctaaacataaatcaaaaaaatagaatccaaatttagttttgtaattcgaTAGATTACTAAGAGATCAGTAACTATaagcccaataaaaaaaaaatattgatattgttatacaatataaagttataagttggagaaactaattatatctaatttctcctaaattttttaaaaaaaaccaaaaaaaccattcggttttacggtttttaaccagaccaaacctaaaccaaatgcttaactaaaataaaaaccaaatggatttttagacttaaccataaccaaaccaaacctattatttcggttcggtttggttcggttttttggatttcggtttttttgcccacccCTAATCCAAACGTTATGGTTGGTTCGTCACATTTTAATTTTGGGAACGCCTTTTAACATTGTAGTATATATAGTAAGTAATAGTATTGGTATGTTTTAAGTGCTAGTATTGGTATATTTTCCCTCGCACTTCGTTGTTTCACTTCTCAAGTTCTTTTTCTCACTATTTCTTTCGgtattttaaagcttttttctttctaacttttgTTTACTCTTTTTTTACCAATTCACAATTTGGATTCTTCTCAGGCAAAATCCTTAACCAAGATGTAAAACCAGATGagtcatctttcttcttctccaccgaACAATGCTAAGGAATCATCTCCACCAAACATCGATAACTAAAAGAAAGATGACACAAAATatgtaatctttcttttttaaaacaagataAGTCATCTTCCACTTCTCCATCAAACATCGTCATCGTGTTGATGGACCGCCAAATCAATTAAGACAATGTTGGGGAACAATTCTACCACTAGTGGAACCGTCAACATTTTCACACATCACAGTGCATGGAAGGACCATCTTCATCTCTGTTATACTTTAGGTTAATGCCAATTAGCTCAACAATTTTGTAGCTCTTGCTACATTGCAGACTTATTGTCATTTTGTTCTTTGACGTTCCATATATGTTCTTTAGCCTAAGGTCTTGGATATGAACGTATGACTCACCCTAAAAACCCAATCACAAGTTGTATTTTGCTTGtgattagaaatatataataaggtttgcttcttttttcttttgcatagAAATTTAACCTTTTTTCATGTTCACAAGGTGGGTGAGGACAATACTTCTGATCAATGTTGATCGGTTTTCCAACATCAATCATCTGAATATTCTCATACACGAAGTTCGAAACTAAGATCTTTGAAGCTGCAGATTCCCAAGTCTTGATCTAAATACCATCGCCTTGTGCCGTTGAATATGATGTCTCATACAGTTAAATCCTTCACGTCTTTCTCGTCTTTGTTCTTCCCTAAACTTCCAACACTGATCCCATGCATGGGACCGCACTTGACGTTAGAGATATCGAGGTTAGTGGTTAGAGGTACAATTGTTTCCACTATCGATGTTTGTGTTTGAGACGCGAATATTGCTACATGAACCCATTTTCATATCGTTAGTGTTGGGATTATCGTCAGGAGCTGTTGTAGTGACACTGGTATGATGGATGGAGAAGAAATTGAAGTGTCCCGTTTTGCTGTTGACTGATATTATTTCTTTGATATTTGAGTTGTTCACGGATGCAAATCCATAGTctatgaaaatttcaaatttacaaGACTTGCTACTTTTTCATACATAGAAAAATGACTACTACAGATGTTAATAAAGTGGTATATAAGAAATAATGattaaatcattttcttttcattgtATGAGTATCTTATCACACGTTTTGTAATACGGTTTAAATGtaaactagattatgacccgtgctagagcacgggttgtaattcgttttgtttcttttataattattatgataaaatataatttatatgattttttaataattttttggataaaatattatgaaaaaatcatATGCAAGTTTTTTAGTCATTGTTGGATCATGCTATACACACGATGATCATTTTCATCGGGAATAATAGTCTTCAAACACCGCATTTGATTAACATTTGatatagcatttaatatttgcatattacaattaatatagcATGTAATATTAACATTACATATAACAAACATgctataatattaattttaatattacatGTTATAGcatgtaatataaataaaaggaatttcaacaTGTGCTCTAGCATGGgtattaattgttattatttgcttagattttttttttttatgtttatcaaatgttttttctatGGAGAATTAATTCAGAATATtctgtttattgtttttgtaatcaACGTAATGTAGC
This genomic window contains:
- the LOC104787068 gene encoding protein NRT1/ PTR FAMILY 6.2 isoform X1 yields the protein MESKGSWTVADAVDYSGRPADKSKTGGWITAALILGIEVVERLSTMGIAVNLVTYLMETMHLPSSTSANIVTDFMGTSFLLCLLGGFLADSFLGRFKTIAIFSTIQALGTGALAIATKLPELRPPTCHHGEACIPATTFQMTILYISLYLIALGTGGLKSSISGFGSDQFDEKDPKEKAQMAFFFNRFFFFISMGTLMAVTVLVYMQDEVGRSWAYGICTVSMAIAIGIFLFGTKSYRYKKSQGSPVVQIFQVIAAAFRKRKMELPQSIVYLYEDNPEGLRIEHTDQFHLLDKAAIVTEGDFEQTLDGVAIPNPWKLSSVTKVEEVKMMVRLLPIWATTIIFWTTYAQMITFSVEQASTMRRNIGNFKIPAGSLTVFFVAAILITLAVYDRAIMPFWKKWKGKPGFSSLQRIAIGLVLSTAGMAAAALVEQKRLSVAKSSTQKTLPISVFLLVPQFFLVGAGEAFIYTGQLDFFITQSPKGMKTMSTGLFLTTLSLGFFVSSFLVSVIKKVTSTSTDGGWLADNINHGRLDYFYWLLVILSGINFGVYFICALWFKPTKGKDSAEKDNGKGFSAEDC
- the LOC104787068 gene encoding protein NRT1/ PTR FAMILY 6.2 isoform X2, translating into MESKGSWTVADAVDYSGRPADKSKTGGWITAALILGIEVVERLSTMGIAVNLVTYLMETMHLPSSTSANIVTDFMGTSFLLCLLGGFLADSFLGRFKTIAIFSTIQALGTGALAIATKLPELRPPTCHHGEACIPATTFQMTILYISLYLIALGTGGLKSSISGFGSDQFDEKDPKEKAQMAFFFNRFFFFISMGTLMAVTVLVYMQDEVGRSWAYGICTVSMAIAIGIFLFGTKSYRYKKSQGSPVVQIFQVIAAAFRKRKMELPQSIVYLYEDNPEGLRIEHTDQFHLLDKAAIVTEGDFEQTLDGVAIPNPWKLSSVTKVEEVKMMVRLLPIWATTIIFWTTYAQMITFSVEQASTMRRNIGNFKIPAGSLTVFFVAAILITLAVYDRAIMPFWKKWKGKPGFSSLQRIAIGLVLSTAGMAAAALVEQKRLSVAKSSTQKTLPISVFLLVPQFFLVGAGEAFIYTGQLDFFITQSPKGMKTMSTGLFLTTLSLGFFVSSFLVSVIKKVTSTSTDGGWLADNINHGRLDYFYWLLVILSGINFVVYFICALWFKPTKGKDSAEKDNGKGFSAEDC
- the LOC104787068 gene encoding protein NRT1/ PTR FAMILY 6.2 isoform X3, giving the protein MESKGSWTVADAVDYSGRPADKSKTGGWITAALILGIEVVERLSTMGIAVNLVTYLMETMHLPSSTSANIVTDFMGTSFLLCLLGGFLADSFLGRFKTIAIFSTIQALGTGALAIATKLPELRPPTCHHGEACIPATTFQMTILYISLYLIALGTGGLKSSISGFGSDQFDEKDPKEKAQMAFFFNRFFFFISMGTLMAVTVLVYMQDEVGRSWAYGICTVSMAIAIGIFLFGTKSYRYKKSQGSPVVQIFQVIAAAFRKRKMELPQSIVYLYEDNPEGLRIEHTDQFHLLDKAAIVTEGDFEQTLDGVAIPNPWKLSSVTKVEEVKMMVRLLPIWATTIIFWTTYAQMITFSVEQASTMRRNIGNFKIPAGSLTVFFVAAILITLAVYDRAIMPFWKKWKGKPGFSSLQRIAIGLVLSTAGMAAAALVEQKRLDVAKSSTQKTLPISVFLLVPQFFLVGAGEAFIYTGQLDFFITQSPKGMKTMSTGLFLTTLSLGFFVSSFLVSVIKKVTSTSTDGGWLADNINHGRLDYFYWLLVILSGINFVVYFICALWFKPTKGKDSAEKDNGKGFSAEDC